One genomic region from Rubinisphaera margarita encodes:
- a CDS encoding HAD-IIB family hydrolase, whose translation MYEEFPAILATDLDGTLIPLENDQDNVRDLQMLRRKLQEHRVPLVYVTGRHLESVLEKQREHQLPQPEWIVCDVGTTICERSDDDTFKPLQAYMDYQDTIVQEYPRDRLQAEFQSIGDLVLQEEVKQGPFKLSYYVNQEAMPATERAISERLHADNVPWTMIASIDPFNGDGLIDLLPREVSKAHALQWWADRFGIDLSKVVFAGDSGNDYAAFISGFRAILVNNTDARIVQQVREEHERRGLTSHAYHANARATSGVLEGCHAYGVFPHPE comes from the coding sequence ATGTACGAGGAATTTCCCGCCATTCTGGCGACGGATCTCGATGGCACCCTGATCCCTCTGGAGAACGATCAGGACAACGTCCGTGATCTGCAAATGTTGCGCCGAAAGCTGCAGGAGCACCGTGTGCCGCTCGTGTATGTAACCGGCCGCCATCTCGAATCGGTTCTCGAAAAACAGCGTGAGCATCAGCTGCCCCAGCCGGAGTGGATCGTTTGCGATGTCGGCACCACGATCTGCGAACGAAGCGATGACGACACGTTCAAACCTCTGCAAGCTTACATGGACTATCAGGACACGATCGTTCAGGAGTATCCGCGCGATCGGCTTCAAGCGGAGTTCCAGTCGATCGGCGATCTCGTCTTGCAGGAAGAGGTCAAACAGGGTCCGTTCAAGCTCAGCTACTATGTCAACCAGGAGGCGATGCCAGCCACCGAACGGGCGATCAGCGAGCGACTGCACGCGGACAATGTTCCCTGGACAATGATCGCCAGCATCGATCCGTTCAACGGGGATGGACTCATCGATCTGTTGCCGCGAGAGGTCTCGAAAGCCCACGCACTGCAATGGTGGGCCGACCGCTTCGGCATCGATCTGTCGAAGGTTGTGTTCGCGGGCGACTCCGGGAACGACTACGCCGCATTCATCAGCGGCTTCCGCGCCATCCTGGTCAACAACACCGACGCCCGGATTGTCCAACAGGTGCGGGAAGAACACGAGCGTCGTGGCTTGACCAGTCATGCCTATCACGCGAACGCCCGAGCGACGAGCGGCGTGCTGGAAGGCTGCCACGCTTATGGGGTGTTTCCTCACCCCGAGTAG
- a CDS encoding HAD family hydrolase translates to MTETRISHNAKVTLISLHGLIRANDAELGRDADTGGQIKYVLELARELGKHDNVAEVELLTRQIFDNKVSSDYAQVEERISENVKIVRLPFGPKRYLRKEALWPFIEVFIDQALSHFRRNGLPDIIHGHYADAGYAGAYLSRLLHIPFVFTGHSLGRVKRERLLAGKANSASIEKTYNLNTRIEAEEFALETAAMVVTSTNQEVEQQYAVYDHYMRERMEVIPPGVDLDKFMPESPDDRERPIVESINRFFKDPSKPIILTMARPDERKNLDMLVRVYGESPELQKIANLCLVMGSRDDLRELPKSQRKVISNIITLIDVYDLHGKVAYPKGHAPSDVPDLYRYCREMGGVFINPALTEPFGLTLLEAAATGLPVLATNDGGPRDIIANCHNGVLIDPLDQKAIENALLRALTEPDQWKEWSENGISGAREHYSWANHARRYLRDLSDILQTSPPPALTVNAPRRQIPNFDRLIITDLDNTLTGDEAALKDFVELIKENEHVGFGIATGRPLHSVLTMVRELDLPMPDLLDTAVGTELYYGKGLVPDKSWRNQIGYQWNRKAVRELLDAQPGFYLQSDDNQTEFKVSYEVDAEVAPSLTEIKRLLRQAGIKANVVMSLGMYLDVIPVRGGSEYSMRHLLYRWGFAPEKVLVGGDCGNDEGMLKGRTLGVVVGNHSPELNKLKKWPRIYFAEGQHARGIIEGIQYYQFLDNIVIPNDSIDE, encoded by the coding sequence ATGACAGAAACCAGAATTTCTCACAACGCAAAGGTCACATTGATTAGTCTGCACGGTTTGATTCGTGCCAATGATGCGGAGCTGGGAAGGGACGCGGACACGGGAGGCCAGATCAAATACGTGCTGGAACTGGCCCGCGAACTGGGCAAGCACGACAACGTCGCCGAAGTCGAACTGCTGACGCGACAGATCTTCGACAACAAAGTCAGTTCCGACTACGCTCAGGTGGAAGAGCGGATCAGCGAGAACGTGAAGATCGTTCGACTTCCGTTCGGTCCCAAACGCTACCTCCGCAAAGAAGCCCTCTGGCCCTTTATTGAGGTCTTCATCGACCAGGCTCTGAGCCACTTCCGTCGCAACGGCTTGCCTGACATCATTCACGGCCACTACGCTGACGCCGGTTACGCGGGGGCTTATCTCTCCCGGTTGCTTCACATCCCGTTCGTATTCACGGGCCACTCGCTGGGCCGTGTGAAACGCGAACGTCTGCTCGCCGGGAAAGCCAACTCCGCGTCGATTGAGAAGACGTACAATCTCAATACGCGGATCGAAGCCGAAGAGTTCGCGCTAGAAACTGCGGCCATGGTCGTGACGAGCACGAATCAGGAAGTCGAGCAGCAATACGCGGTCTACGATCATTACATGCGCGAACGCATGGAAGTCATTCCGCCAGGTGTGGACCTCGATAAGTTCATGCCGGAAAGCCCGGATGATCGCGAACGACCAATTGTTGAGAGCATCAACCGATTCTTTAAGGATCCGAGCAAACCCATCATTCTCACGATGGCTCGCCCCGACGAGCGGAAGAATCTCGACATGCTCGTGCGGGTTTATGGTGAAAGCCCCGAGCTGCAGAAAATCGCCAACCTCTGCCTCGTGATGGGATCCCGAGACGATCTGCGGGAGTTGCCGAAGAGTCAGCGAAAGGTGATCTCCAACATCATCACACTGATCGACGTGTATGATCTTCATGGCAAAGTGGCTTATCCGAAGGGGCATGCTCCGTCCGATGTGCCGGATCTGTATCGCTATTGCCGGGAAATGGGAGGCGTCTTCATTAACCCGGCACTAACTGAGCCGTTTGGCCTGACACTGCTGGAAGCGGCGGCCACCGGGCTGCCAGTTCTGGCCACCAACGATGGCGGACCTCGGGATATCATCGCGAACTGCCATAACGGGGTGCTGATTGATCCGCTCGATCAGAAAGCGATTGAAAATGCCTTGCTCCGAGCGTTGACCGAACCGGATCAGTGGAAAGAATGGTCTGAGAACGGAATCTCCGGAGCTCGCGAACATTATTCCTGGGCCAACCACGCCCGGCGTTATCTTCGCGATCTGAGTGACATTCTCCAGACGTCGCCTCCACCGGCGTTGACTGTAAATGCTCCCCGTCGGCAAATTCCGAACTTTGATCGGTTGATCATTACCGACCTCGATAATACCCTGACCGGCGATGAGGCCGCCCTGAAGGATTTTGTGGAGCTCATCAAGGAAAACGAGCACGTCGGGTTCGGCATCGCGACCGGCCGGCCGTTGCACAGCGTGCTCACCATGGTTCGCGAGCTTGATCTGCCGATGCCGGATCTGCTGGACACGGCCGTCGGTACCGAGCTGTACTATGGCAAGGGGCTCGTCCCCGACAAGAGCTGGCGGAATCAGATTGGCTATCAGTGGAACCGCAAGGCGGTCAGAGAATTGCTCGACGCGCAGCCGGGGTTCTATCTGCAGTCCGACGACAATCAGACAGAGTTCAAGGTCAGCTACGAAGTCGATGCCGAGGTTGCTCCCAGCCTGACGGAGATCAAGCGTCTTCTGCGGCAGGCGGGCATCAAGGCGAACGTCGTCATGTCGCTGGGAATGTATCTCGATGTCATTCCCGTTCGCGGCGGCAGCGAATACAGCATGCGGCATCTATTGTATCGCTGGGGGTTTGCTCCCGAGAAGGTCCTCGTTGGTGGCGATTGCGGCAACGACGAGGGGATGCTGAAGGGAAGGACGCTGGGCGTGGTGGTGGGCAATCACAGCCCCGAGCTGAACAAGCTCAAGAAGTGGCCCCGAATTTACTTTGCTGAGGGACAGCACGCCCGAGGTATTATTGAAGGGATCCAGTACTACCAGTTTCTGGACAACATTGTCATTCCGAACGACAGCATTGACGAGTAA